The following are encoded in a window of Anopheles gambiae chromosome X, idAnoGambNW_F1_1, whole genome shotgun sequence genomic DNA:
- the LOC1272226 gene encoding splicing factor 1 isoform X1, translating to MSYKSKGKDRDYESSSSKSRNNASGLSKGRDKERDRKSEQESKERHSEKSGSSGGKERHRSRSRERSSDRRDGGGRRSSKDRHGGGRRHSRTRDDSRERDHRRHRDHHRDRERRSRSRSRDRKHRSGGGGGGSGGGGGGSSRDDRDHRHRSREHADDGRRAMESSGGGGGGGLMDSPDRYDYKSIEYTQNVISNMLMTASTANDFAKLLNSYNQQQQIQAQQQQIQTQQALFEQHNENSCSSVGSKGMSAQMLGDFTGDNGNGTQAMCNGNSSGGEGGDSARRRKKKSRWAGSDHDKTFIPGMPTVLPSTLTPDQQEAYLVQLQIEEISRKLRTGDLMIPQNPEERSPSPEPIYSSDGKRLNTREFRTRKKLEEQRHQLIQRMQSLNPDFKPPSDYKPPVIRVSDKVLIPQEEYPDINFVGLLIGPRGNTLKAMEKDTGAKIIIRGKGSVKEGKVGRKDGQPLPGEDEPLHAFITASNPEAVKKAVDRIKDVIRQGIEVPEGHNDLRRMQLRELAQLNGTLRETDGPRCNNCGSNEHKSWLCPDKPNITNNIVCSACGGTGHIARDCRSKRPGHGGPPSAAGGGAVTKIDEEYMSLMAELGEAPPPQESNHGGGAGGGGGGYGHGGGGGGGGGGSRGSYNMFEPRSAPRPLMATPHHPPSLMGNSLSAPNVASGGGGGGGGSSGGGSGGGGSQSGTGSGAGSSHQQWPPMMPMPPAPPTLPNPPPPPPTVPSLMQWTPPPPAAADTMVPAPSHHHTYGAGVAPPTMGGWGKGAAGGGLIASGWPPAPNGGFVPPPPGPAPPPPPMSGMPSHILAPPPPPPPS from the exons ATGAGCTACAAGAGTAAGGGCAAGGATCGGGATtacgagagcagcagcagcaaatcgcGCAACAATGCCAGCGGGCTAAGCAAGGGCCGCGACAAAGAGCGTGACAGGAAAAG CGAACAGGAAAGCAAGGAGCGCCATTCGGAGAAGAGCGGCTCGTCCGGTGGGAAGGAGCGGCACCGTAGCCGCAGCCGGGAGCGCAGCAGCGACCGGCGGGACGGTGGCGGACGGCGCAGCAGCAAGGACCGGCACGGGGGCGGGCGCAGGCACAGCCGGACGCGGGACGACAGCCGGGAGCGGGACCACCGGAGGCACCGCGACCACCATCGGGACCGGGAGCGGCGCAGCCGCAGCCGCAGCCGGGACCGCAAGCACCGtagcggcggtggcggtggcggcagtggtggtggcggaggtGGTAGTAGCCGGGACGATCGGGACCATAGGCACCGGTCGCGCGAGCACGCGGACGATGGGCGCCGGGCGATGGaaagcagcggcggcggcggcggaggcgGCCTGATGGACAGCCCGGACCGATACGACTACAAGAGCATCGAGTACACGCAGAACGTCATCTCGAACATGCTGATGACGGCGTCCACCGCGAACGATTTTGCTAAATTACTTAACAGTTAtaatcaacagcagcagatacaggcgcagcagcagcaaatccaGACGCAGCAGGCCCTGTTCGAGCAGCACAACGAGAACAGCTGCTCGTCGGTCGGTTCGAAAGGTATGTCGGCGCAAATGCTGGGCGACTTCACAG GCGACAACGGCAACGGTACGCAGGCGATGTGCaacggcaacagcagcggTGGCGAGGGCGGCGATTCCGCCCGCCGGCGCAAGAAAAAGTCGCGCTGGGCCGGTAGCGACCATGACAAAACGTTCATCCCCGGCATGCCGACGGTGCTGCCGTCGACGCTGACGCCCGACCAGCAGGAAGCCTACCTAG TGCAACTGCAAATCGAAGAGATCAGCCGCAAGCTGCGCACCGGCGACCTCATGATACCGCAGAATCCGGAGGAAAG GTCCCCGTCGCCCGAACCGATTTACAGCAGCGACGGCAAGCGGCTGAACACGCGCGAGTTCCGCACGCGCAAGAAGCTGGAGGAGCAGCGCCACCAGCTCATCCAGCGCATGCAGTCGCTCAATCCGGACTTTAAGCCGCCGTCGGACTACAA ACCGCCAGTGATTCGCGTCAGCGACAAGGTGCTCATCCCGCAGGAGGAGTACCCCGACATCAACTTCGTCGGGCTGCTGATCGGGCCGCGCGGCAACACGCTGAAGGCGATGGAGAAGGACACGGGCGCCAAGATCATCATCCGCGGCAAGGGCTCGGTAAAGGAGGGTAAGGTGGGGCGCAAGGACGGGCAGCCGCTGCCGGGCGAGGACGAGCCGCTGCACGCGTTCATCACCGCGAGCAATCCGGAGGCGGTGAAGAAGGCGGTCGACCGCATCAAGGACGTGATCCGGCAGGGCATCGAGGTGCCGGAGGGCCACAACGACCTGCGCCGGATGCAGCTGCGCGAGCTGGCCCAGCTGAACGGCACGCTGCGCGAGACGGACGGGCCGCGCTGCAACAACTGCGGCTCGAACGAGCACAAGAGCTGGCTCTGCCCGGACAAGCCGAACATTACGAACAACATCGTCTGCTCGGCGTGCGGCGGCACCGGCCACATTGCGCGCGACTGCCGCAGCAAGCGCCCGGGGCACGGTGGGCCACCGTCGGCGGCCGGCGGCGGCGCGGTCACCAAGATCGACGAGGAGTACATGAGCCTGATGGCGGAGCTGGGCGAGGCACCGCCGCCCCAGGAGTCCAACCacggaggaggagcaggaggaggaggaggagggtaCGGCCATGGGggaggcggcggtggtggcggaggAGGTTCGCGCGGTTCGTACAATATGTTTGAGCCGCGGTCGGCGCCCCGACCGCTCATGGCCACCCCGCACCATCCGCCCTCCCTGATGGGCAACTCGCTGTCCGCGCCGAATGTCgctagcggtggtggtggtggtggtggtggtagtagtggtgggGGTAGTGGAGGCGGTGGGTCACAGTCCGGTACGGGCAGTGGAGCGGGCAGCAGTCACCAGCAGTGGCCACCGATGATGCCGATGCCGCCCGCCCCACCGACGCTGCCCAATCCTCCGCCGCCTCCGCCGACCGTGCCGTCGCTGATGCAGTGGACGCCACCGCCTCCGGCCGCCGCGGACACGATGGTGCCGGCCCCGAGCCACCACCACACGTACGGTGCCGGCGTCGCGCCGCCCACCATGGGCGGCTGGGGCAAAGGAGCCGCCGGGGGTGGTTTGATCGCGTCCGGGTGGCCACCCGCCCCGAACGGCGGGTTCGTTCCGCCGCCACCGGGGCCGGCCCCACCGCCCCCACCGATGTCGGGCATGCCGTCACACATCTTGGCAccgcctccaccaccaccaccctcgtAA
- the LOC1272226 gene encoding splicing factor 1 isoform X2 → MSYKSKGKDRDYESSSSKSRNNASGLSKGRDKERDRKSEQESKERHSEKSGSSGGKERHRSRSRERSSDRRDGGGRRSSKDRHGGGRRHSRTRDDSRERDHRRHRDHHRDRERRSRSRSRDRKHRSGGGGGGSGGGGGGSSRDDRDHRHRSREHADDGRRAMESSGGGGGGGLMDSPDRYDYKSIEYTQNVISNMLMTASTANDFAKLLNSYNQQQQIQAQQQQIQTQQALFEQHNENSCSSVGSKGDNGNGTQAMCNGNSSGGEGGDSARRRKKKSRWAGSDHDKTFIPGMPTVLPSTLTPDQQEAYLVQLQIEEISRKLRTGDLMIPQNPEERSPSPEPIYSSDGKRLNTREFRTRKKLEEQRHQLIQRMQSLNPDFKPPSDYKPPVIRVSDKVLIPQEEYPDINFVGLLIGPRGNTLKAMEKDTGAKIIIRGKGSVKEGKVGRKDGQPLPGEDEPLHAFITASNPEAVKKAVDRIKDVIRQGIEVPEGHNDLRRMQLRELAQLNGTLRETDGPRCNNCGSNEHKSWLCPDKPNITNNIVCSACGGTGHIARDCRSKRPGHGGPPSAAGGGAVTKIDEEYMSLMAELGEAPPPQESNHGGGAGGGGGGYGHGGGGGGGGGGSRGSYNMFEPRSAPRPLMATPHHPPSLMGNSLSAPNVASGGGGGGGGSSGGGSGGGGSQSGTGSGAGSSHQQWPPMMPMPPAPPTLPNPPPPPPTVPSLMQWTPPPPAAADTMVPAPSHHHTYGAGVAPPTMGGWGKGAAGGGLIASGWPPAPNGGFVPPPPGPAPPPPPMSGMPSHILAPPPPPPPS, encoded by the exons ATGAGCTACAAGAGTAAGGGCAAGGATCGGGATtacgagagcagcagcagcaaatcgcGCAACAATGCCAGCGGGCTAAGCAAGGGCCGCGACAAAGAGCGTGACAGGAAAAG CGAACAGGAAAGCAAGGAGCGCCATTCGGAGAAGAGCGGCTCGTCCGGTGGGAAGGAGCGGCACCGTAGCCGCAGCCGGGAGCGCAGCAGCGACCGGCGGGACGGTGGCGGACGGCGCAGCAGCAAGGACCGGCACGGGGGCGGGCGCAGGCACAGCCGGACGCGGGACGACAGCCGGGAGCGGGACCACCGGAGGCACCGCGACCACCATCGGGACCGGGAGCGGCGCAGCCGCAGCCGCAGCCGGGACCGCAAGCACCGtagcggcggtggcggtggcggcagtggtggtggcggaggtGGTAGTAGCCGGGACGATCGGGACCATAGGCACCGGTCGCGCGAGCACGCGGACGATGGGCGCCGGGCGATGGaaagcagcggcggcggcggcggaggcgGCCTGATGGACAGCCCGGACCGATACGACTACAAGAGCATCGAGTACACGCAGAACGTCATCTCGAACATGCTGATGACGGCGTCCACCGCGAACGATTTTGCTAAATTACTTAACAGTTAtaatcaacagcagcagatacaggcgcagcagcagcaaatccaGACGCAGCAGGCCCTGTTCGAGCAGCACAACGAGAACAGCTGCTCGTCGGTCGGTTCGAAAG GCGACAACGGCAACGGTACGCAGGCGATGTGCaacggcaacagcagcggTGGCGAGGGCGGCGATTCCGCCCGCCGGCGCAAGAAAAAGTCGCGCTGGGCCGGTAGCGACCATGACAAAACGTTCATCCCCGGCATGCCGACGGTGCTGCCGTCGACGCTGACGCCCGACCAGCAGGAAGCCTACCTAG TGCAACTGCAAATCGAAGAGATCAGCCGCAAGCTGCGCACCGGCGACCTCATGATACCGCAGAATCCGGAGGAAAG GTCCCCGTCGCCCGAACCGATTTACAGCAGCGACGGCAAGCGGCTGAACACGCGCGAGTTCCGCACGCGCAAGAAGCTGGAGGAGCAGCGCCACCAGCTCATCCAGCGCATGCAGTCGCTCAATCCGGACTTTAAGCCGCCGTCGGACTACAA ACCGCCAGTGATTCGCGTCAGCGACAAGGTGCTCATCCCGCAGGAGGAGTACCCCGACATCAACTTCGTCGGGCTGCTGATCGGGCCGCGCGGCAACACGCTGAAGGCGATGGAGAAGGACACGGGCGCCAAGATCATCATCCGCGGCAAGGGCTCGGTAAAGGAGGGTAAGGTGGGGCGCAAGGACGGGCAGCCGCTGCCGGGCGAGGACGAGCCGCTGCACGCGTTCATCACCGCGAGCAATCCGGAGGCGGTGAAGAAGGCGGTCGACCGCATCAAGGACGTGATCCGGCAGGGCATCGAGGTGCCGGAGGGCCACAACGACCTGCGCCGGATGCAGCTGCGCGAGCTGGCCCAGCTGAACGGCACGCTGCGCGAGACGGACGGGCCGCGCTGCAACAACTGCGGCTCGAACGAGCACAAGAGCTGGCTCTGCCCGGACAAGCCGAACATTACGAACAACATCGTCTGCTCGGCGTGCGGCGGCACCGGCCACATTGCGCGCGACTGCCGCAGCAAGCGCCCGGGGCACGGTGGGCCACCGTCGGCGGCCGGCGGCGGCGCGGTCACCAAGATCGACGAGGAGTACATGAGCCTGATGGCGGAGCTGGGCGAGGCACCGCCGCCCCAGGAGTCCAACCacggaggaggagcaggaggaggaggaggagggtaCGGCCATGGGggaggcggcggtggtggcggaggAGGTTCGCGCGGTTCGTACAATATGTTTGAGCCGCGGTCGGCGCCCCGACCGCTCATGGCCACCCCGCACCATCCGCCCTCCCTGATGGGCAACTCGCTGTCCGCGCCGAATGTCgctagcggtggtggtggtggtggtggtggtagtagtggtgggGGTAGTGGAGGCGGTGGGTCACAGTCCGGTACGGGCAGTGGAGCGGGCAGCAGTCACCAGCAGTGGCCACCGATGATGCCGATGCCGCCCGCCCCACCGACGCTGCCCAATCCTCCGCCGCCTCCGCCGACCGTGCCGTCGCTGATGCAGTGGACGCCACCGCCTCCGGCCGCCGCGGACACGATGGTGCCGGCCCCGAGCCACCACCACACGTACGGTGCCGGCGTCGCGCCGCCCACCATGGGCGGCTGGGGCAAAGGAGCCGCCGGGGGTGGTTTGATCGCGTCCGGGTGGCCACCCGCCCCGAACGGCGGGTTCGTTCCGCCGCCACCGGGGCCGGCCCCACCGCCCCCACCGATGTCGGGCATGCCGTCACACATCTTGGCAccgcctccaccaccaccaccctcgtAA
- the LOC11175700 gene encoding longitudinals lacking protein, isoforms H/M/V, whose protein sequence is MQQVLWKKHFEELYGTVKDILHLHAYEDCTIVCEGELFRAHRFLLASVSPYFHKIFSQNETNTTVVLKDVSPHVMRIIMQFLYYGEATIFDGDLENVVAAAEHLDLIPVVAMLRNLGKEQQPAGHHRSAASYLGYDAIAPDQAATPPRLSVRSQYMAPHNRKRIAPDSDDEQLPERLSPVELTMAASRDLRDPSGAGAVQTPTSPQQHRPQATNPPPEQLSPGLQEGQASLREPDLPLATREATDSPHTTSQSSSVDERDKLWSYYDSVGLKLLTDSAQSTPLADADKRKATAGRAIVGSAGKSAPVTPGEKWYQGKLQFMLSQRGKPLLVHDGHSFGIQYIRKDKKYWQCNLSRKYNCKARVTTTDTGDIIVTNNEHCHTEIRQHLRKDYKTMKLAASLAANRGLSALPLLSPKSLTLANAFLQSTGAVDAASLCHSTSPNASHQSEPAQDSTGSLNLTINNWTIKRETGNYSE, encoded by the exons ATGCAGCAAGTGTTGTGGAAGAAACATTTCGAAGAGCTGTACGGTACGGTGAAAGATATACTGCACCTCCACGCGTACGAGGATTGTACGATCGTGTGCGAGGGCGAGCTGTTCCGGGCGCACCGGTTTTTACTGGCCAGCGTGAGCccatattttcataaaattttctcacaaaatgaaacaaacacaactg TGGTGCTGAAAGATGTCTCGCCGCACGTGATGCGCATCATCATGCAGTTCCTCTACTACGGCGAGGCGACCATCTTCGACGGCGATCTGGAGAACGTGGTGGCCGCCGCCGAACATCTCGACCTGATCCCGGTGGTGGCGATGCTGCGCAATCTGGGCAAGGAGCAGCAACCGGCCGGCCACCACCGGTCGGCCGCCAGCTACCTCGGCTACGATGCGATCGCGCCCGACCAGGCGGCCACGCCGCCCCGCCTAAGCGTACGATCGCAGTACATGGCACCGCACAACCGGAAGCGCATCGCGCCCGACTCGGACGACGAGCAGCTGCCCGAGCGGCTCAGCCCGGTGGAGCTGACGATGGCGGCCAGCCGGGACCTGCGGGACCCGTCCGGTGCGGGCGCGGTCCAGACGCCGACGTCACCACAGCAGCACCGGCCACAAGCAACGAACCCGCCACCGGAGCAACTGTCGCCCGGGCTGCAGGAGGGGCAGGCGTCGCTCCGCGAACCGGACCTACCGCTGGCGACCCGCGAAGCGACCGACTCGCCCCACACCACCTCCCAATCCTCGTCGGTCGACGAGCGGGACAAGCTGTGGAGCTACTACGACAGCGTCGGGCTGAAGCTGCTGACCGACTCGGCCCAGTCGACGCCGCTCGCCGACGCGGACAAGCGAAAAGCGACCGCGGGCAGGGCCATCGTGGGATCGGCCGGCAAATCTGCGCCAG TGACACCGGGCGAAAAGTGGTACCAGGGCAAGTTGCAGTTCATGCTCAGCCAGCGGGGCAAACCGCTGCTGGTGCACGACGGCCACTCGTTTGGCATCCAGTACATCCGCAAGGACAAGAAGTACTGGCAGTGCAACCTGTCGCGCAAGTACAACTGCAAGGCGCGGGTCACGACCACCGACACCGGCGACATCATCGTGACGAACAACGAGCACTGCCACACGGAGATTCGGCAGCATCTGCGCAAAGACTACAAGACGATGAAGCTGGCCGCGTCGCTGGCCGCAAACAGGGGACTGTCCGCGCTGCCGCTGCTTTCGCCGAAATCGCTAACCCTAGCAAACGCGTTCCTGCAGTCGACCGGGGCCGTCGATGCGGCTAGCTTATGCCACAGCACCAGCCCGAACGCGAGCCACCAAAGCGAGCCAGCGCAGGATTCGACCGGCAGCCTCAACCTCACGATCAACAACTGGACAATCAAGCGGGAGACGGGGAACTATAGCGAGTGA